A window of Leclercia adecarboxylata contains these coding sequences:
- the hupB gene encoding nucleoid-associated protein HU-beta: MNKSQLIDKIAAGADISKAAAGRALDALIASVTESLQAGDDVALVGFGTFAVKERAARTGRNPQTGKEITIAAAKVPGFRAGKALKDAVN, from the coding sequence GTGAATAAATCTCAACTGATTGACAAAATTGCTGCGGGTGCTGATATCTCCAAAGCTGCGGCTGGACGTGCGTTAGATGCTTTGATTGCTTCTGTTACCGAATCTCTGCAGGCTGGGGACGACGTAGCGCTGGTAGGTTTTGGTACTTTTGCTGTTAAAGAGCGTGCTGCCCGTACTGGCCGCAACCCTCAGACCGGTAAAGAGATCACCATCGCTGCTGCTAAAGTTCCGGGCTTCCGTGCCGGCAAAGCGCTGAAAGACGCGGTAAACTGA